A window from Triticum aestivum cultivar Chinese Spring chromosome 6D, IWGSC CS RefSeq v2.1, whole genome shotgun sequence encodes these proteins:
- the LOC123144370 gene encoding ABC transporter A family member 8, whose translation MGSSSLQQTNALFRKNLVIQRRACKTNCCLILFPLILCAGIGGLQIAINRAVKRDTTPLNCNCSNAVVPANTTGGPACPEGCPQPRAPKWPPVVHIPPSATSRFGRGPPGASCGAQGSCAATFLVTGANQSFVGSAMGNMIPVHDASVNVSADDISALADFVLADYSGYSGSPLVDTFLQNKCTPNLTLSYSFVDGNETGTQDVDCTEGLMLWRDSSWLISDDLYSGYTNRSNEFAAAYDFLSSDQGNFNLIISYNSTYEFDAYDGLPIPVFQFFGGNKPRLLEVPRLTNMASNAYLRLIGNGLKISFDFVKEMPRAGRSWSTYDLTSIIGPLPYVLTIQLLFPVILTNIVYEKQKKLRIMMKMHGLGDLPYWTISYCYFILLSMLYLLSFMVFGTVFGFTFFRLNSYGVQFVFYFAYMSLQISFAFLMATCFSNVRTAAVIGYFYVFGSGLIADYFFKPYIEDIFISRSWIILLELFPPFSLYRIVYEFSQSASLVSQIDRTGMQWSDLNDPKNGMTSVLTIMVLEWILFLLLSLYLDHFGSFQSGIRRAVLLLHSRRAGNRSQSSQQQITQIQEFKASVEMERTDVIKEREMVGQLLQEPNSSYSVICDNLKKVYPGKDGNSKKIAVRELSLSMARGQCFGVLGPNGAGKTTLINMLTGFTKPTSGTAYIEGMDIRLDMDKIYTGIGVCPQHDLLWENLTGREHLMFYGRLKKLKGAKLAQAIEQSLKSVRLFDGGVPDKLVQKYSGGMKRRLSVAISLIGDPKVVYMDEPSSGLDPASRKDLWKAVKSAKQDRAIILTTHSMEEAEVLCDRIGIIADGTLQCIGNSRELKTKYGGSYVLTITTTAGEEAEEEVAKLVQSISPAVSRVYRISGTQKFEMPKQEVRISAVFHVMESAKSRTTVLAWGLADTTLEDVFIRVAKESEVSSVTSSAR comes from the exons ATGGGCTCCAGCAGCCTCCAGCAGACCAACGCGCTCTTCAGGAAGAACCTCGTGATCCAG AGGCGCGCCTGCAAGACCAACTGCTGCCTCATCCTCTTCCCCCTGATCCTCTGCGCGGGCATAGGAGGCCTGCAGATCGCCATCAACCGCGCGGTCAAACGAGACACCACCCCTCTCAACTGCAACTGCAGCAATGCGGTCGTGCCGGCGAACACCACGGGAGGCCCGGCGTGCCCGGAGGGCTGCCCGCAGCCTCGCGCGCCCAAATGGCCACCCGTGGTGCACATCCCGCCGTCGGCGACGAGCCGGTTTGGCCGCGGCCCCCCCGGCGCATCGTGCGGGGCGCAGGGGTCCTGCGCCGCAACGTTCCTCGTCACCGGCGCCAACCAGTCCTTCGTCGGAA GTGCAATGGGTAACATGATCCCGGTTCACGACGCATCGGTGAACGTGTCGGCCGACGACATCTCGGCGTTAGCCGATTTCGTGCTG GCGGACTATTCGGGGTATTCAGGCAGTCCTCTAGTGGACACCTTTCTTCAGAACAAATGCACTCCAAACCTGACGCTTTCATACTCATTTGTAGACGGCAATGAAACCGGGACCCAAG ATGTGGATTGCACGGAGGGATTAATGCTCTGGCGCGACAGTTCGTGGCTCATCAGTGATGACCTATATAGTGGCTACACGAACAGGAGCAATGAATTTGCTGCAG CATACGACTTCTTAAGCTCTGATCAGGGCAACTTCAACTTGATCATTTCATATAACTCGACGTACGAGTTTGATGCTTATGATGGCCTTCCAATCCCTGTCTTCCAATTTTTTGGAGGGAATAAACCTAGACTGCTTGAAGTTCCACGGTTAACAAATATG GCTTCAAATGCATACCTTCGTTTAATAGGCAATGGTCTGAAGATATCATTCGATTTTGTTAAAGAAATGCCTAGAGCAGGTCGATCATGGAGTACATACGATCTAACTTCAATAATAGGACCGCTGCCTTATGTATTGACTATCCAGCTCCTTTTCCCG GTAATTTTGACCAACATTGTATACGAGAAGCAAAAGAAGCTTAGGATTATGATGAAGATGCATGGTCTTGGTGATTTGCCATATTGGACTATATCCTATTGCTATTTTATTCTTCTGTCCATGCTATACTTGCTGTCCTTCATGGTATTTGGTACTGTGTTTG GTTTTACATTCTTTCGACTGAATAGTTATGGCGTACAGTTTGTGTTCTACTTTGCTTATATGAGCTTGCAAATTTCATTTGCATTTCTTATGGCAACATGCTTCTCAAATGTGAGAACAGCTGCTG TGATAGGATATTTCTACGTATTTGGGTCCGGCCTTATAGCAGATTATTTTTTCAAGCCCTATATCGAAGACATTTTCATCTCAA GAAGCTGGATTATACTTTTGGAacttttccctccattttctttgTACCGCATTGTCTACGAGTTTTCTCAATCTGCATCGCTGGTAAGTCAGATTGACCGCACGGGGATGCAGTGGAGTGACCTGAATGATCCCAAAAATGGAATGACGAGTGTTTTAACCATAATGGTACTTGAATGGATCCTATTCCTTTTATTATCATTATATCTGGATCACTTTGGTTCCTTTCAAAGTGGAATTAGAAGAGCAGTATTACTTCTTCACTCTCGCCGGGCTGGGAACCGTTCTCAATCTTCTCAACAGCAGATCACACAGATTCAAGAGTTCAAAGCTTCCGTTGAAATGGAGAGGACAGATGTTATCAAAGAG AGAGAGATGGTTGGACAGCTCTTACAAGAACCAAATAGTAGCTATTCAGTCATATGTGACAACCTTAAGAAAGTGTACCCCGGAAAAGATGGCAATTCAAAGAAAATTGCTGTCAGAGAGTTGTCCCTTTCAATGGCACGTGGGCAGTGCTTTGGTGTTCTTGGTCCAAATGGTGCTGGAAAAACCACTCTCATCAACATG CTCACTGGATTTACTAAACCTACGTCTGGCACCGCGTACATAGAAGGAATGGACATAAGGTTGGACATGGACAAAATTTATACAGGAATTGGTGTTTGTCCCCAGCATGA CTTGCTTTGGGAAAATCTGACTGGCCGAGAGCATTTGATGTTCTACGGCAGGCTCAAGAAACTGAAGGGTGCAAAATTAGCTCAG GCTATAGAACAATCTCTGAAAAGTGTTCGTTTGTTTGACGGTGGTGTTCCCGATAAGCTTGTGCAAAAATACAGCGGTGGCATGAAACGTCGTCTCAGCGTCGCCATCTCTCTAATTGGTGACCCTAAG GTTGTTTATATGGATGAACCAAGTTCTGGCTTAGATCCGGCATCAAGGAAAGACCTATGGAAAGCCGTCAAGTCTGCCAAACAGGACAGGGCCATAATTCTCACGA CACATTCAATGGAAGAAGCCGAAGTTCTGTGCGATCGGATAGGAATAATCGCGGACGGTACCTTGCAGTGCATTGGAAACTCAAGAGAG CTGAAAACCAAGTACGGAGGCTCATATGTGCTGACGATAACGACCACGGCGGGTGAGGAGGCTGAGGAGGAGGTGGCGAAGCTAGTCCAGTCCATCTCGCCGGCTGTGAGCAGGGTGTACCGCATCTCTGGGACGCAGAAGTTCGAGATGCCGAAGCAGGAGGTGAGGATATCGGCGGTGTTCCATGTCATGGAGAGCGCGAAGAGCAGGACGACCGTTCTTGCGTGGGGCCTGGCTGATACGACTCTGGAGGATGTGTTCATCAGAGTTGCCAAGGAGAGCGAGGTATCCTCTGTCACCTCATCGGCAAGATAA